CAGTGGTCAGCGACGGTGAGTGGAGCTCTGACCAGGGTATTTCATCAAAACCGGCAAAAGGAATGTCCTGGCCTAGCTTTATGCCGTTGTCCAAACTGTATTGGATTGCTCCGTAGGTTAGGACATTGGCGAGCGAAAAGAGGACCTGAGGCTTCGAGCCGTCTTGCCACATTTTCGCCATCGCTTTGTATCCGCCATCGGGTGTGCTGGAGTCACTCTCGACGATATTCACTTTGATTTTAGATTTAACGGAATCAACCTTAGTCAGTACGCCTTCCACGCGCTGCTGAAAAGATGGATCACGAGTGGGGCCGGTAATGACACCAATTTTGCGGAAACCTTGATTGATGGCAATCTCAGTCAACTCATGCATGCAGGCTGCGTTGTCGAGTGTGACTTGCGGAATCCCCATGCGTTTAAATGAGCGATCGAAAGCTACAAGTTGTGAGCAGTTGTTTTTGGCCAAATCAATGGTTGATTTTTTCAAGGGTTCTATCGGCGAAAATACAAGGGCATCCACATTGCGTTCCAACATCATCTTCACAGTTCTTTCATATGTCTCGCCGTCTTCCCCGAAATTTCCGATAAAGGTACTATAGTCATTCTTGGATGCAATGCGTTCAAAGTAGTATGCAAACTCACTGAAGAATGGATTGGTAATGTCCGCCAGGCAGAGTCCAATCGTGTTTGTTTTACCGCAAGCCAGGGAGCGTGCGACTTTATTCGGTTGATAGCCCAGCTTTTCTGCTGTCTTTTTGACCTTTTCAATTGTTTCAGGCCGATACTTGGCATTGCCCATTTTATCATTGAGTATCAATGAAATCGTGCATGTCGAAAGTCCTAGTTCTTTCGACAGGTCCTTAAGGCCGATCTTCTTTTTAGTTATGGGCTTATTACGTTTCATTTTCCTATTTCAGGTTTAGAATGGAAGATGTGAAGGGGACTGTCGATGGTGTAAATTATATTGATTACCAATTACATAGGCAGCTGTTTTGGCTTCATTTGAATGAGAATAAGCTTATGGAAGTGAATTTTTTTATTGCTAATATAAGCGTTTATATTTTTTAGATGAAGATCATGATTTTTCCACTTCCTTACAAGACTGAATCTTTGGAATCTCATTCCATCAGTGCAGGCAATCCCACAGGAGCGCGTAGCGGTGTTGGTACTTCTCAGCAGAACCACAATGTCCCTGTTGCTGCTGGTGAGACTGTTGAACTTGCGAACATCGAGGGACCGGGAATGCTGCGATCATTCTGGCTCACCTTTGGCAATCTTTTCCACGCAGGAGCTGAGAAGAGACCGGAAATGCTTCGCAGTTATGTTTTGCGCATTTACTGGGATGGTGCCGAGTATCCTTCTGTCGAAGCGCCTCTAGGTGACTTCTTTGGCCTGGCACATGGTCGGGCTGCTCACTACTACAGTGTTTATTTGGCTGTTAACGAGGGCAAAGGCTTCAATTGTTTCTTTCCGATGCCCTTCTCGGATCACTGCAGGATAACATTGGAGAATGACAGCCTTCGTGATGAGAAGTCCTTTTTTTATCAGATAAACTACACACTAGGAGATGAAGTGGGCGACGACACTGCACGGTTTCACGCTTG
The Rubellicoccus peritrichatus DNA segment above includes these coding regions:
- a CDS encoding LacI family DNA-binding transcriptional regulator, which gives rise to MKRNKPITKKKIGLKDLSKELGLSTCTISLILNDKMGNAKYRPETIEKVKKTAEKLGYQPNKVARSLACGKTNTIGLCLADITNPFFSEFAYYFERIASKNDYSTFIGNFGEDGETYERTVKMMLERNVDALVFSPIEPLKKSTIDLAKNNCSQLVAFDRSFKRMGIPQVTLDNAACMHELTEIAINQGFRKIGVITGPTRDPSFQQRVEGVLTKVDSVKSKIKVNIVESDSSTPDGGYKAMAKMWQDGSKPQVLFSLANVLTYGAIQYSLDNGIKLGQDIPFAGFDEIPWSELHSPSLTTVCQPIQEMAEAAFQLAIQTGSFANRKNVKFSPVIRWRDSFSAKT